The following is a genomic window from Opitutus sp. GAS368.
CCCTGCTGCATTGGGCCTATGAGTTGACCAAGGACACCCCGCTCGCGGACAGCGAGGCGCTGCGTGCGTTTCGCGCCCGCTACACTGACACCCCCGCCGCCCTGCGCCCGCCTTCGGTGCTGATCGGCTCCAACCTTGCCTCCAGCACCTATTGGCATGGCCGGCTTCTCAACCAGTGGGCGGAGGACTGGGTCGTCTATTACACCGCCGGCCGGGGCCGCTTCGCCACCACTGCCATGGAAGACACCGGCACCCTGCGGGCCCTGACCAATCTCACCCGGGCGGGCCGCGTCGACGTCAACCGTGTGCTGCTGCTGCGCACCGCCAGCAATCACGACATGCCGCCCCCGGGCGTCACCGCCGCCGAAAGCCTGGCCGGGGAGAAGATCGGGCACTATTCCGCCTACCTCCCCTCCCTTGAGGCCGCCCACGCGGTCGGCAGCCGCGTCGTACACGCGCTGGTCGGGGGCTGGAGCGTCTACGAGGCCACCCCACCCTCCGCCCCGGTCCGCTGAGCCCCGCTTTCCATGTTGCTTAACCGCCTCTACAAACTCGACCAGTCCGGCACCACCGTCGGCCGCGAACTCCAGGCCGGCGCCACGACCTTCGCGGCGATGGCCTACATCCTCGCGGTCAATCCCGCGATCCTGTCCGCCGCCGGCATGCCGCAGGCCGCGCTCATCACCGTCACGGCGCTGACCGCCGCCGTCAGCACCCTGTTGATGGGCTTCCTGACGAATTACCCGCTGGCCCTCGCCCCGGGCATGGGGATCAACGCCTACTTCGCCTTCACCGTCTGCCTTGGCCTGGGCGTCTCCTGGCAGTCCGCCCTCGGCCTCGTCTTCGTCAACGGCTGCATCTTCCTCGCGTTGTCGGTCACCGGCGTGCGCGAGAAGATCATCGCAGCCATCCCGCACCAGCTGAAGCTGGCCATCACCTGCGGCATCGGCCTCTTCATCGCGTTCATCGGCCTGAAGAATGGCGGCATCGTCGTCTCCAGTCCCGCCACGTTTGTCACGCATGGTGATTTCGGCACGCCGGCCGTGCTGCTCTGCTTCGGTGGCATCCTGCTCACGGCTGTGCTGATCGCCCGCCGCATCCCCGGCGCCATCATCCTGTCCATCCTGGCCGTCACGCTCCTTGGCCTGTTCGTCTCCAACGGCAAGGGCGGCACCGTCACCACCATGCCGGGGTCGCTGTTTTCCCTGCCCGCCTCGCCCATGCCGACGATGTTCCAGTTGAACTTCGACCTGCTGCTGCACGACTTCGCCAAGGCCCTGCCCATCATCCTCACCCTGCTGCTCGTCGATATGTTCGACAACATCGGCACGCTGATCGGCGTCACCCAGCGCGCCGGCCTGCTGGACAAGGACGGCAAGCTGCCCAAGGCCGGCCGCGCGCTCGTGGCCGACTCCATCGCCGCCATCCTGAGCTCACTCTTCGGCACCTCGACGGTCGTCAGCTACATCGAGTCCGCCTCGGGCGTCGAGGCGGGCGGGCGCACCGGGTTGACCGGTGCCACGACCGCGGTCCTCTTCCTCTTCGCCCTCTTCCTGACCCCGGTGATCCTCGCCATTCCCGCCGCGGCCACGGCCCCGGCGCTCGTCATCGTCGGCATCTTCATGTTCCAGTCCGTCGCCCAGCTGAAGCTCGACGACTTCGCCGAGACGGCGCCGGCCTTCCTGATCATCGCCGGCATCCCGCTCAGCTTCAGCATCGCCGAGGGCATCGGCCTCGGCCTGATCGCCTACGCGGTCCTCCGCCTCGCCACCGGCCGGGCCAAGCAGACCTCGCCCCTGACCTACGTCCTGGCCCTCATCTTCAGCCTGCACCTGCTGCGCGCCATCGTCGCCCGCCTGTTCTGACCGTTTTGCCGTTGCCGGCGCGGCGCCGGCACCTCGATGTTAACCAATGGTATGCTTGGGCACCCGCCTTCTCGCCCCCGGCCGGCATGGGACTTAAGTATACTATTAGTTGACATCCGCCGACCGACTCCGGCCGCAAGTTTCTGGTTGCCCGCCGCCGCGTCGCGTCGCCTAACTCATGTCATGCGACACCTCGCCCTCCTGTCCATCCTGACTCTCGCGGCCCACGCGGTTCCGTTCGCCGACCGTTTCGAGGAGATCAAGAAGACCGCCAAGCCGGCGGAGCTCTACACGTTCCTCTACGCATTGCCCAAGGGCGGTGATCTTCACAACCACAGCGGCTCCGAGCGCCCCGAGTGGATCTACGCCATCTGCACCGACCCGGCGCGTAACGGTGGCGAGACCTTCTACACCCGCGCCCGCTTCGCCGCCGCGCCTGACGCCATCGCGCCCGCCCAGCGGTTCTACAACATCCGCCAGCATACCTACGACGGGCTGACCCCCGAAGTGCGCAAGGAATACGTCAGGCTCACCGACCTCACTCCCGAGGAACGCGCCGCCTGGTGCAACAGCCTCCGCCTCGACGCCCCGGGCGAGGGCCGCGACGAATTCTTCAGCAATATCTGGCCGCGCCGCGGGGACATCGAAAACTGTCTGCCGGTCGTCACCGAGTCACTCGTCGAGAACATCAAGGCGTTCGGCGCCGAGCACCTCGCCTATCTCGAGACCCAGTTCAGCGTTGGCGGAGTCCGGGCCAACGACGGCAGCGTGATTCCCATCGAAGACGCGGTCGCCTTCGTCCGGCGCCGGCTGGCCCAGCCCGATGTCGCCAACAGCGGCGTGACCGTGCGCTTTCAAAAGGCCATCCTGCGCTTCCTGCCCGGCTCCGAGCAGCATCTTGCCCGGGCCTACGAGTTCGTCGACGCCCACCGCGACCTCTGGGTCGGCCTCAACATGGTCGGCATCGAGGAAAACGGCCACGGCTATCCTGCGCGCTTCCTCGAGGCCTTCCGGGCCCTCCGTGTCCGCTACCCGACCCTGGCGCTGTCGATCCACGCGGGCGAGATGGACGGCAACGACTCGCACATCCGCGACACGCTCCTCCTCGGTGCCAGCCGCATCGGCCATGGCGTGAACATCCTCAAGGATCCGGACACCCTGCTCCTGCTCCAGCAGACCCGCCGCGTGTTGATCGAGATCAACCTGATTTCCAACCGGCTCCTCGAATACACGCCCGACCTCGCGAAGCATCCCTTCCCGGAATTGCTCCGCACCGGCGTGCCGGTCTGCCTCAACACCGACGACCGCGGCATGTTCGACAGCAATTTGACCGACGAATATTACACCGCCGTGACCACCTACAACCTGTCTTGGGACGAGATTGTCCAGCTCGGCCGCAACTCGCTCACCTTCTCGTTCGTCCAGCCCGACGTGAAGGCAAGGCTGTTGGCGGACTACGACCGGGCCGTGGCCGCGTTCGAGGCGAAATTCACGCCGCCGGACTCGCTCAGCCAGCTCGCAGCGGTCAAGCCGGTCACCTACGGCTACGCGAAGCGCAACTGGGGCTTCCCTTTCGCGCAATAAGCCCTCTCGGCAAATGTAGGGTCGCCGCTCGGCGGCGGACCGGTCCGGCGGCAAGCGCCGACCCTACAATTTTTCTGCAATATAGCCGGGCATCCGGACTCACATGTGGTGCGTAAGTTGATTTGCACCATGTTCTCCCCGGCTGAAAAATTCGAGCTGGCCGCCATTCCCGTCGTCACCGCCGGGGTGGCCTGGCTGGCACCGCACGCCGGTGTGACGCTGGAGGCGGGCGAACTCATCGCCGGCGTGGCCCTTCTGATTCTGGTCCAGGGTTTCTTTCGCGACCTGTGGCTGCTCCGCCAGGCCCGACGTCAGGCCGCGGCCCCGGCCCGCGAGGCCAGGTGCATGTGTGTCGAGTCCGCGCTCGGGCTCACCGGCATCGTGGCCGGCATCGGGTTGGTCGGGCTGGGCTTTGCCCGGACCGTTTTCCTGCACGCCTCCGGTCTGGCGGCCATCGTTTTCGGCACGATGACCGCAGGCTACCTGCTCAAGGATTTCGTCTTCACGTGGTCGCCCTGGAAAATTTACCGAGAGAAGGACCACGCCCAGGTCATCTTTCGCTGGCGGAAGTGAAACTGTCTTGAGGTGAACGCGGCCTCCGGACGCGTTTTCTGGGGCGAGGCCAACCCGCCCGGCCCGCCAGCCATAGCCTTGGCGACGGTTGAAGGCCGGGTTCCACCTGGGTCAAATCGGACGATGAGTCCTAAAAGGGCGGCTTGGTCGCCGCCCGCGACGCACAGACCACGAGGAGCGGAATGGTCGTGTTGTGCCGCACCTTGTCGATCGTGCTGCCGTGCAGCAGGTCGCCGATGAGTTTGTGGCCGTGCGAGGCCAGCGCGATGAGGTCGCAGTGGGAGCTCGCGGCAATCTTGACAATCTCGGTCGGTGGATTGCCCAGCGCCAGCAGCGTGTCGACGCGCAGGCCGCCGAGGCGGAGCCGCTCGGCGGTGCTTTCAAGGTATTCGCTGTCGGCGCGCATCTCATCGGACTCGGCGAGCTTGAGCTGTTCGAAGTTGCGCGCGGCCCAGCCGTCGGCGACGTGCAGCAGCAGCAGCTCCGCGTTGACCTGGCGCGCCAGCTGGCAGATATGGGGCAGCAGGTGCCCGTCGGCCGGGCCGTTCTCGAGGGCGACCAGGATCTTGGTATACATGGTCAGTTCCCCCCGGTCACGCCGGCGATGTCCAGCAGCAGTTTCACGTTGAGGCCGATGATAACCAAAGTGACCGTCCAGCCGAGCAGTTTTATCCACCACGGGTTGACGAATTCGCCCATCTTGGCCTTCTCCCCCGTGAAGCGCATCAACGGCCAGCAGGCGAAACCCAGCTGCATGCTCAGGCAGACCTGGCTGGCGAGCAGCAGTTGCGTGCTCTTGCTCTCGCCAAAGCAGCCGATGACCACCAAGGCGGGCACGATGGCGATGGCCCGGGTGATCAGCCGGCGCAGCCAGGGCCGCAGGCGGATGTTCAGGAATCCCTCCATGACAATCTGACCGGCGAGCGTGCCGGTCAGCGTCGAGTTCTGACCGGAGGCCAGCAGGGCCAGGGCGAAAAGGGTGCTCGCGAACGTCACCCCGAGCACCCCGTCGAGCAGATGGAAGGCCTCCTGAATCTCACCGACCTGCTCGTGGCCGTTGCCGTGGAACGCCGCGGCGGCGAGCACGAGGATCGCCCCGTTGATGAAGAGCGCAAACATGAGCGCGAAGGTCGAGTCGATGGTCCCGAACTTGATCGCCTCGCGCTTGCCGGCCGGGTTCTGCGCGAATTTCCGTGTCTGGATGATCGACGAGTGCAGGTAGAGGTTGTGCGGCATGACCGTCGCCCCGAGGATGCCGATCGCCACGTAGAGCATCTCCGAGTTGCGGAGGATTTCCAGCCGCGGAATGAAACCGCGGAAAACTCCGCCGAGGTCGGGCTGGGCGACAAACAGCTCGACCGCAAAGCAGCCGCCGATGGTGAGGATCAGCGTGATGACCAACGCCTCGATGTAGCGGAATCCGCGGTGCTGGAGCAGCAGCACGATCATGACGTCGAACGCCGTGATCACGCAGCCCCACATCAGCGGGATGCCGAACAGGAGTTGCAACCCGATGGCCGATCCGACGACCTCCGCCAGATCGCAGGCCGCAATGGCGGCTTCACAGAGTATATAAAGGAACCACACCGTGGGTTTGGAATAGTGGTCGCGGCAGGCCTGCGCCAGATCCCGCCCGGTGGCGACCCCGAGCTTGATGCTCAGGTGCTGCAGGAGGATGGCCATCAGGTTCGAAACCATGATGACGGACAGCAGGGTGTAGCCGAATTTCGCCCCGCCCGCGAGGTCGGTGGCCCAATTGCCGGGATCCATGTAACCCACCGCCACCAAAAAACCCGGCCCGGAGAATGCCAGCACCTTGCGCCAGAAGCCGGCGGTGACGGGCACGGCCACGCTGCCGTGCGACTCCGGCAGGCTCAGCGCCACCCGGGCGTGCCGCCAGCCCGGCTCTGCTCCGGGGGGCTTGGAAGTGGCTTCACTCATGGATGGCCGGATCCTCAGAAGCCATAATTGAAGCGCAGCACGTGGTTCCAGTCCGCCGCACCGCGATAGATGGCATAATCCCACCAAGTATCTGCCGAAACGTGCAGGGTCGCGCCCAGACCGACGGTCCCCGCCCACGGCAGACCGCCGGTGGATTTGCCCATGGTCGCCTCGCCGTAGACCTCAATCGCCTTCAGGATCGAGCGTTTCACCGCCACCGAGCCGAACAACTTGTTGTCATAGCCGGTGGCGGCGGCGTTCCGCAGGAAATCCACCTCGCCCATCGCGTCGAGGCTGAAGCCGCCGGCCAGTTCGGTGTGCAGCGGCACGATGAGGCCGCCCTCCATGGCGTGGTTGCCGACGCCACCCGAATTCGTGGGCAGCTTCACGAAGGGCAGCAGGGCAATCGTGGTGTAATTATCCGGCGACTCGTAGAACCGCCACTTGGTGCGGAAATACACGTCGCCGATGCCGCTCCGGCGGTCGGTGAAGGTGCCGGCCACATATTTCTGGCTGACGAAAACCTCCGCCCCGGCCTGCACGTCCCAGCTGGAGGTCAGGCCCGTCGTCAGGAACGTCGTGGCGGCGCCGAAACCCGTATAGTTCCGGCCCGACTCCCGGTCGACGGTCACCGCAATGGCGTTCATCCTGAGCAGGAAGCGCCCCGGCTGCACCGTCACCGGCGTCTCGGTGATCTGGGCGCGCGCCATGACGGCGAGCAACAGCAACAGTCCCGTCGTCCGTAGGAATTGATACATAATGTAGCTTTGGCTACACTTGGAGCTCGACATGTCAAGCGCTTCCCATCAGCAAAGGCGGCGTGCCCGTGAAAAAAGCCGTCCGCTCCGCCGCCAAGCCCGTGCGCCCCTCCGCCCTCCAGGCCGAGAGCCTGCGCCAGACGCGGCGCGAGCATGCGGCGGAGACCGCCGAGGACTATGTGGAGGCCATCGCCGACCTGGCGGCCGCCCAGGGCGAGGCCCGCGTCGTGGACCTGGCCCGGCGGCTGGGCGTGACGCATGTGACGGTCAACCGCACCCTCGTTCGCCTGCAGCGCGAGCGCCTGGTCTCGGTCCAGCCCTACCGGGCCATCTTCCTGACCCCCGCCGGCCGCAAGCTCGCCGAGGAGTGCCAGCATCGCCACAGCGTCGTCGTCGCCTTCCTGCGGTCGCTCGGGATCCCGGAAAAGACCGCCGAAATCGACGCCGAGGGCATCGAGCATCACGTCAGCCCCGAGACGCTGGCCGCCTTTGCCCGGCAGACGGCAAGGTAGGGCGCGGACTCCGTTCCGCGCCTCACGAGGTGGACCCGGCCTTCAGCCGCCGCCAAGGCCATGGCCGACAGGCCAGACGGGTTGGCTGCGGCGTGCGTCCAAAAAACCGGTCCGGAGGCCCGGTTCCACCTTGTCACCGCCGCGCCGCCCGTGCATCTCAGCAGGTGCATGTCGAAGAACTTCGCGCGCCTGGTCTTCACCCTCACGCTCCTGTTTTTCTGCGCCTTCTTCCTGTGGCCGATCCTGCAGATCCTGAAGGGCGGGTTCATCGACGCCGACGGCAAGCTGACCTTCGCCTACCTTGCCTCGTTGCTGACTGACCCGATCTACCTCGGCGGCCTGGCCAATTCCTTCCTGCTGGCGCTGACGACCACGATTTTCGCCCTGCTCATCGCGCTGCCGCTGGCGTTCGTGTCCGACCGCTTCCTTTTTCCGGGCAAGGGCTTCCTCGGCTCGCTCATCCTCGTGCCCATGATCCTGCCGCCCTTCGTCGGCGCCATCGGCATCAAGCAGATCCTCGGGCAATATGGCGCGCTGAACGCCCTCATCATCAACCTCGGCCTGCGGCCGGAAGGCTGGACCTTCGACTGGCTCGGGGCGAACCAGTTTCTCGGCATCGCGCTCGTCAACGCCTTCAGCCTCTACCCCATCATCTACCTGAACGCCGTCGCGGCGCTCGCCAACATCGACCCCGCCATGGAGGAGGCGGCCGAGAACCTCGGCTGCACCGGCCTGCGCCGCTTCTTCAAGATCACGCTGCCGCTCATCAAAAGCGGCCTCTTCGCCGGCGGCACCATCGTGTTCATCTGGGCCTTCACCGACCTCGGCGTCGCGCTGATTTTCGACTACGACCGCGTGACCTCGGTGCAGATCTTCTACGGCCTGAAGGACATCGGCGGCAACCCGTTCCCCTACGCGCTCGTGGCGGTCATGCTGTTCAGTTCGGTCGTGTTCTACGGGCTCGGCAAGGGCCTGTTCGGCCGGGACGCCTACGCCATGATGGCCAAGGCCACGTCCTCCGGCGGCCCGCAGGGGCTCTCGCGCGGCCGGGCCTGGATCTGCACCGCGCTGTTCGCCGGCATCACCTTCATCGCCGTGCTGCCGCACCTCGGCGTGGTGCTCGTGGCGTTCTCCAGCGACTGGTATGCGAGCGTGCTGCCGAAAAATTTCAACCTGCACAACTTCGAGATCGCCCTGGGCCACGACCTCACGGTGCCGGCCATCGCCAACAGCCTCAAATACGCGAGCCTCGCGACCGTCATCGATCTCGTACTCGGTATCGCGCTGGCCTACGTGATCGTCCGCTCGAAGATCCGCGGCCGGCAGATCCTCGACTTCCTCGCCATGATGCCGCTCGCCGTGCCGGGCCTCGTGCTGGCCTTCGGCTACCTCGCCATGAGCCAAGACGGGAAATTCTTTTCGTTCATCAATCCCGTGCGCGACCCGACGGTGCTGCTCATCATCGCCTACTCGGTGCGCCGCCTGCCCTACGTCGTCCGCTCGGCCGCCGCCGGCTTCCAGCAGACCAGCGAGACGCTCGAGGAGGCCGCGCAGAACCTCGGCTGCCCCCCGCTCAAGGCCGTCTTCAAGATCACGCTGCCGCTCATCGTCGCCAACCTCATCGCCGGCGGCCTGCTGGCGTTCTCCTTCGCCATGCTCGAGGTGTCCGACTCGCTCATCCTCGCGCAGAAGCAGCTGTATTATCCGATCACCAAGGCCATCTACGAACTGTTCCAGCTGCTCGGCGACGGCAAGTTCATCGCCTCGGCCCTCGGCGTGTGGGCCATGGCCTTCCTCGGCATCACCATCGCCGGCATGACCATCCTGCTCGGCAAGAAGCTCGGGGCGATCTTCCGGGTTTAAAGCCCGGAATTTTTAACCACGGATTACACGGATGGTCACGGATAGTCGGCCTGTAGGAGCCTGCTTGCAGGCGATCCCGAGGCCCAGCCACTGACTGGATGGTGAATCGCCTGCAAGCAGGCTCCTACAAGGTTTGATCCGTGCTATCAGTGGAATCCGTGGCGGTTTTTGTTTCTGTCTGTCAATTGTTCGCCTTGAATTGGAACTGCCAGTGCTCGCTCGCGACGATGCGCCGCCCACCATCTTGCGGTGGTTCGTAGCGCCACTGCGACACCGCGGCGAGCGCGGCGTCGGCAAACTCCGGGGTGGTGGCCTCGATCACCTCGGGCAGCCGCACCCGGCCATCCTCATCCACATAGAACCGCACCGCCACCGTCCCATCCACCGCGCGGGCTCGCAGGGTGGCCGGGTAGGCCGGCATGGGCTGCGTCAGCGCTTTCGGGGCCTGCGCCAGCGCCTGCATCTGCGGCACCTTCACCGGCTCGGTCAGCCTGAAGCCGCCGGTTTCGGACTGCGCCGCCTGCGCCGGGTCCTTGCCGAAGGGAAAGACCACGATGCCCTGCAGCTTGAAACCGATGCGCAGGGTGTGGCTCTTGAGATCGTCCGGGTTGTTCGAGGGCTGGAAGCGCCACATGCGCACGGCCTCGACGGCCGCCTCGGCCAGGCCCGGATGCGTGGCTTCGAGCACCAGGATGTCAGCCGGCTTGCCGGCTGCGTCGCGGCTGAGGGCGATTGTGACGTGTCCTTCCGCCACGCCGTCGAACTTGACCGCCTCGGGGAACACGGGTTCGGCGAAACGCGTCAGTCCGAGTTGCTTGAAGGTCTCCTGATTCGTCGTCCCGAGGAGCGACAGCGGCGCAATGAGCACCACGGCGGCGCAAAGCCGCGCGACAAGCGGAGGGGTAGCATTGAACAACGCCCGCAACGGGCGTTGTCCTAATTGCCCCATGGAAGTCCCGCAGTATGCTGCGGGGTAAGTTACAGCATTCATGGCTTTGTGCCGGGAGTATACGCCCGACCGGCCCGGAAAACAATGAGGTCAGGCCCGCTGCCGCGCACCAATAACGCCGGCTAATCCCAGCACCCCCAGCCCCAAGAGGGCGCTGAAGAGGAAATACCGCCCGTTTTCGTGCAGGCCGAGCGCCGTGATCAGCACCGGCGCGAAACCGGCGAGGATGCGCCCGAGGTTGTAGGCGGCGCCGGAAAGCATGGTTCGCCAGGCCCCAAAAACCTCGTTGAACCACGCCCCCATCAGTCCGAACGGAATCCCGTTGAGCAGGGGTAAAACCAAGGCGAACACCAGTCCGGAACGCGTCGAAGCGCTAAACCACACCCCGGCTGACAGGGCCAGCAAACCGCCGGCGTAAAGCGTCAGGGCCCGGGCCACGCCCCAGCGGCGCACCACCCACGCGCCCAGCAGCATGCCCGGGGCGACGTTGCCCCAGAACAGCACCGTGTAGATGGGCGATTGCGGCAGCTCCTTCGCATAAAAAACATTCATGGTCCCGCTGGCGATCGTCAGGCTCGCCAGACCGAAACAGAGCAGGAACAGGCCCCCATTCTCGCGGATCGCCTGTAGGAGCGTGCTCGCACGCGATTCCTGGAGGGACGGCGACCCCGCCGTCCGTTCAGTAACTGTAGGAGGGGCTTTACGCCCCGATACCGGATCCAACTCGCGGGATAAACCCGCTCCTACAGCCGAACCCTCTCCGATCAGTCCGCGCCAGCGGATGAGCGACAGGATGACCACCGGCACGATCGACCCCGCAAACAACCAGCGCCAACCCACCACCGGTAGCGCATACCGCGACATCATCGCCGCGAGCAACCCGCCCAAGATGGAAAACTGCAGCAGCGCGGAAAAACGATACCGCCGCTCACCGCTCACCCGCTCCGCCAGATAGGTGTGGCTGATACCCCACTCCGCCCCGAGCGACAGCGACGCCAGCAACCGGAACGCGACCAAGCTTTCGTAGCTCCACGCCAGGCTCAGCCCCGCAATGCCCGCCACATAGACGCCGAACACCGCCAGCATCATCCGCCCGCGGCCGAAGCGATCCGCCAGGTAGCCGAAGATCAACGCGCCCAGACCGACTCCGGCGAGCCCCGTGAACTGCAGCCAGCCACTCTGCGGGGCCGTCAGCGCAAACTCCTTCGCCAGCACCTTCTCCAGGTAGATGAAGAGGTAGAGGTCGTAGCAATCGAAGAACAACCCGATGAACGCCGTCCAATAGACACGCAGGGCTGACGTAGGTTGGTCGCGGGACTCGGACATCTCGTGCGCGACTCCGGCTTTTACCGGTGCCCACCGCAACCGCAAAAACACCAGGTCAGGAATCTGAGCACTTGAACGGAGGCCTTTCCCGCGTTTTTGTCCCTATGAAACCAAACGCGGTTCAGCCTTTGAATTCAGCCAAATAACACTGTCTGCAAGAAAGATGAATTGGCCTAATTTATTTTCAGGTTTTGTGGGTGCTGTCGTCGGCGCTGTCGCAGGCTCATTCACTACCGTGGTCGTCTACTGGCATTCGAATATATCTTCCGCGCGTCTACGTTTGAAAAACAAGCTCACTTTGTTCCGTCATCACGTCTGGTGGGATATCAAGGACGATAATGTTTTTAAAGACTGGGACGGAAGCCTCGCCGATCTTTGGGAGATATATCACGCCTATTACTTATGGTCACCTTTTTGGAAGAAAAATGGCCTAGATAAAGCGTGGCGTAATTACAAAGGCACAAATGAAGAAAGGGTTGCCTTAAATCGAGATTCTAAGCGACCACCAGCAGGAAGGCAGGACCTTTTAGAGCGCATTGACTCGCTTATAGGCGCCTTATGAAAGAAAGGTCGGGCAAGTCGCCAGAGCCCATGGTCTCAAGCAGCCGTGGCTTATCGCGAACTTTAGCCAAGAAATGAAGCCCGTTGTTCAACAGGACCGCACGGGGTGCGGCATCGCCGGTGTCGCCGCGCTCACGGGACAAAGTTATTCCGCGGTGAAGCGAGAGGCCGCGCGGCTCGGGATTGCGGCGAGCGATCCCACTCTTTGGCACGACACCGGGCACGTCCGGCGGCTGCTGGCCCATTTTCGCCTGCAGGCCAGAAAGACCGAGGAGAAGTTCACTTCGTGGCGTTCCCTCCCCGGCTGCGCCTTGCTCGCGATCAAATGGCACCGGGAGAAGACCGGACCGGCCTGGCACTGGGTCGTGTTCGTCCGCGATGCTGCCGGCGCCTACGTGCTCGATCCGAAGAAGTCGCTGCACACCCATCGCCGCACTGATTTCGGACGCATGAAACCGAAGTGGTTCATCCGGGTGCGCAGCAAAAAAGCTCCGGTCAGCCTAAGGGTCACTTGGCCGGCTCGAGTTTGAGCTGCAGGTAGACGGGGCGGTGGTCGCTGGCGTCGGCGGTGCGCGGGCCGTCCCAGATTTTCGCACTGCCCGGGACGACGAACGGCTTCAGTCCCGGCGACACCAGCAGGTAGTCGATCCGGCTGTAGGTGGCCTCGCGCCGGTAGAAATGCGTCCAGAGCTGACCGCGTGAGTCAATCGCTTCGGCGAGCTCGCCGATCACCTTGTCGCCGCGCTTCTGCATCGCCTTCACCGGCCGGGTGCCACGGGTGTCGTTCCAATCGCCTACGACCATGAACTTCCCTTTCGCCGGGTCGGGATAGCGGGACAACACCAGGTCGCGCACGGCCTCGGCCTCGAGCGCCCGCTGCTGCGCCGATTCGGGATCGTCCTTCCGCTCGGTGCGCTTGCTCTTGAGGTGGACGACGAAAACCGAGAAATCGCCTTCGTTCGTGGCGAAGATCACTTCCAGCACGCCGCGCTTCACGAAGTCATTCTTTCCGAAATACCGGATGGGCACTTTGGCGTGCCGCCGCACTTCCTTGAACGGCAGCTTCGACAATAGTGCGACGTGGCGGTCCGCATCGGCTGCCTCCAACACCACCGTGTAGGGAAAGTCCTGTCCGGCTCGCTTCAACTCACGCTGGAAGTCGTCGAGATAAGCCTGCGCACCCATCTCTTCGACAGCGAGGATGTCTGGGTTGATGCTTGTGATGACTTCCCGCAGCGCCGATTTTTCTTTCGCGGGCTTGGGATAGGCCGAACGGTAGACGCCATCGACCATCCGGTCGGCCACGGTGTAATTCTCGACGTTGTAGGCCGCGACCGTGATCGCCGCCGAGGCGGCCACTGCCAGAAGGCTGATGGTCGAAAAAAGGCGCAGAAGACGCAAAAGATAGTCACCACTAATCCACACTAATGACTCACTAATGGCAGGTAGTCCCAATCCCAATTCTGATTAGGGCCTAATTAGTGGTCATGAGTGGCGACCAGGCGGAATCCTCACAGGAGGTAACAGAGGGAACGGAGAATACGGTTTTGACCACGGATTACACGGATTGACACGGATGGGGCTCAAGCCGCGGGCAAGCCTCAATCCGTGATAATCCGGGCTCCATCTGTAGTTAAAACCTCCTGTCTTTTCTCCGTTACCTCCTGTGCAAACTATCCCTGCAGCGCCCGCTCGCGCTCGACCAGCGTCGGGTGCGAGTAATACACGGCGCTGTAGAGCGGGTGCGGCGTGAGATTGGAGAGGTTTTTCTGCGAGAGCTTGCGCAGCGCGCCGACGAGCGGGGCCGCGCTGCGCATGGCGTTCTTGGCGAAGGCGTCGGCCTCATACTCGTGCTTCCGCGACACCCGGTTGCCG
Proteins encoded in this region:
- a CDS encoding adenosine deaminase, translating into MRHLALLSILTLAAHAVPFADRFEEIKKTAKPAELYTFLYALPKGGDLHNHSGSERPEWIYAICTDPARNGGETFYTRARFAAAPDAIAPAQRFYNIRQHTYDGLTPEVRKEYVRLTDLTPEERAAWCNSLRLDAPGEGRDEFFSNIWPRRGDIENCLPVVTESLVENIKAFGAEHLAYLETQFSVGGVRANDGSVIPIEDAVAFVRRRLAQPDVANSGVTVRFQKAILRFLPGSEQHLARAYEFVDAHRDLWVGLNMVGIEENGHGYPARFLEAFRALRVRYPTLALSIHAGEMDGNDSHIRDTLLLGASRIGHGVNILKDPDTLLLLQQTRRVLIEINLISNRLLEYTPDLAKHPFPELLRTGVPVCLNTDDRGMFDSNLTDEYYTAVTTYNLSWDEIVQLGRNSLTFSFVQPDVKARLLADYDRAVAAFEAKFTPPDSLSQLAAVKPVTYGYAKRNWGFPFAQ
- a CDS encoding universal stress protein produces the protein MYTKILVALENGPADGHLLPHICQLARQVNAELLLLHVADGWAARNFEQLKLAESDEMRADSEYLESTAERLRLGGLRVDTLLALGNPPTEIVKIAASSHCDLIALASHGHKLIGDLLHGSTIDKVRHNTTIPLLVVCASRAATKPPF
- a CDS encoding NCS2 family permease, which produces MLNRLYKLDQSGTTVGRELQAGATTFAAMAYILAVNPAILSAAGMPQAALITVTALTAAVSTLLMGFLTNYPLALAPGMGINAYFAFTVCLGLGVSWQSALGLVFVNGCIFLALSVTGVREKIIAAIPHQLKLAITCGIGLFIAFIGLKNGGIVVSSPATFVTHGDFGTPAVLLCFGGILLTAVLIARRIPGAIILSILAVTLLGLFVSNGKGGTVTTMPGSLFSLPASPMPTMFQLNFDLLLHDFAKALPIILTLLLVDMFDNIGTLIGVTQRAGLLDKDGKLPKAGRALVADSIAAILSSLFGTSTVVSYIESASGVEAGGRTGLTGATTAVLFLFALFLTPVILAIPAAATAPALVIVGIFMFQSVAQLKLDDFAETAPAFLIIAGIPLSFSIAEGIGLGLIAYAVLRLATGRAKQTSPLTYVLALIFSLHLLRAIVARLF
- a CDS encoding Nramp family divalent metal transporter, translating into MSEATSKPPGAEPGWRHARVALSLPESHGSVAVPVTAGFWRKVLAFSGPGFLVAVGYMDPGNWATDLAGGAKFGYTLLSVIMVSNLMAILLQHLSIKLGVATGRDLAQACRDHYSKPTVWFLYILCEAAIAACDLAEVVGSAIGLQLLFGIPLMWGCVITAFDVMIVLLLQHRGFRYIEALVITLILTIGGCFAVELFVAQPDLGGVFRGFIPRLEILRNSEMLYVAIGILGATVMPHNLYLHSSIIQTRKFAQNPAGKREAIKFGTIDSTFALMFALFINGAILVLAAAAFHGNGHEQVGEIQEAFHLLDGVLGVTFASTLFALALLASGQNSTLTGTLAGQIVMEGFLNIRLRPWLRRLITRAIAIVPALVVIGCFGESKSTQLLLASQVCLSMQLGFACWPLMRFTGEKAKMGEFVNPWWIKLLGWTVTLVIIGLNVKLLLDIAGVTGGN
- a CDS encoding transporter, whose translation is MYQFLRTTGLLLLLAVMARAQITETPVTVQPGRFLLRMNAIAVTVDRESGRNYTGFGAATTFLTTGLTSSWDVQAGAEVFVSQKYVAGTFTDRRSGIGDVYFRTKWRFYESPDNYTTIALLPFVKLPTNSGGVGNHAMEGGLIVPLHTELAGGFSLDAMGEVDFLRNAAATGYDNKLFGSVAVKRSILKAIEVYGEATMGKSTGGLPWAGTVGLGATLHVSADTWWDYAIYRGAADWNHVLRFNYGF
- the mntR gene encoding manganese-binding transcriptional regulator MntR — its product is MKKAVRSAAKPVRPSALQAESLRQTRREHAAETAEDYVEAIADLAAAQGEARVVDLARRLGVTHVTVNRTLVRLQRERLVSVQPYRAIFLTPAGRKLAEECQHRHSVVVAFLRSLGIPEKTAEIDAEGIEHHVSPETLAAFARQTAR